In Salana multivorans, a single genomic region encodes these proteins:
- a CDS encoding DUF5684 domain-containing protein — translation MHTLMTLAGSTDPADLAANPTYWGGGLIWYVIEAFFLMKVFQKADLPAWYAWVPFVNLWGIVRLAGRGVGTFILLFVPLVNIVVWIIVALRMGRAFGKEGVFSFFLLAWFHIIGVVVIALDDSRYAPRGLTPAEDPRFR, via the coding sequence GGGCTCGACCGATCCCGCCGATCTCGCCGCCAACCCCACGTACTGGGGAGGTGGCCTCATCTGGTACGTCATCGAGGCGTTCTTCCTCATGAAGGTGTTCCAGAAGGCCGACCTTCCCGCGTGGTACGCGTGGGTGCCGTTCGTCAACCTCTGGGGCATCGTGCGGCTCGCCGGCCGCGGCGTCGGTACGTTCATCCTCCTGTTCGTCCCGCTGGTCAACATCGTGGTGTGGATCATCGTCGCGCTGCGGATGGGGCGCGCGTTCGGCAAGGAGGGCGTCTTCAGCTTCTTCCTGCTCGCGTGGTTCCACATCATCGGCGTCGTCGTGATCGCGCTCGACGACTCCCGCTACGCCCCGCGCGGTCTCACCCCAGCCGAGGACCCGCGCTTCCGCTGA